Proteins encoded within one genomic window of Pieris brassicae chromosome 12, ilPieBrab1.1, whole genome shotgun sequence:
- the LOC123717051 gene encoding uncharacterized protein LOC123717051 isoform X1 yields MNNVHVCRTRNRNEPKMFSPVNFSLTNYSTDAQSKAMKNPLGDTLLFNNINNLHLIPDPLKKNLADSVITGTMEQRKERDKFETPPPTSESGALGSLGGITNFFSGVFNVMTAIFQKRASSPTTQYYDCFDAVDDGQMTPSLAWHPAKFEVQNKNSTPNSNDMDNMTVITNCKDKLSKVHLVLNGNIQKCPATMYVEPKSLEDSFEDAFCPENIVQLANDTLIECYTAYNQHQQELLEVEAPVMKTEFCNETMDIAKILPETDNKKSDMDTTEKDLNTVNCNSTDRQIVSTCEDKLNKLKELLQCKLKQNVNSVQETTAIPIKGVISSSFANEIDAPRETKNSFDEVNGRFYSSSVDSDDSFQIVFTDRKRIPSDCESEDSFIVFDESPDCYTNIDVFGSDSESETEDSGYVMTCLNHSLSRTFGDLTDDSLFGADVVDCAVQTGHAVEPEKINMSDTTQSKILTEDKNQKPLKKVRFSTDPPKVHVMRVWAFAARQARAGHWERHALDRDRFRRRIADVEMGISWVLKPQHRTRVMFQRFMPWWNAEKRRELEEGKALESKKEYLEKEAENNNENVAITDFGLNENENAGDIKDNTSLNENTDCGDNISLNNMSDNRLQNEHTINSLDCKGCDPQVENIGKSKMEMLKPINESAINRVKCLQDGQKCTDKEDESIHINGFIKENEFQKRVVNVTENIDNGLDSDNKVDT; encoded by the exons atgaataatgtaCATGTTTGTCGTACGCGTAATCGCAACGAACCAAAAATGTTCTCGCCAGTAAACTTTTCCTTAACCAATTATTCCACGGACGCCCAATCGAAAGCAATGAAAAACCCTTTGGGAGATACACTATTATTtaacaacattaataatttgcaCTTAATTCCGGACCCGTTGAAAAAGAATTTGGCTGATTCAGTGATAACAGGGACAATGGAACAAAGAAAAGAGCGTGATAAGTTTGAAACACCCCCACCAACGTCAGAGTCAGGAGCGTTAGGTTCTTTAGGTGGCATTACCAACTTTTTTTCTGGTGTGTTTAATGTCATGACTGctatatttcaaaaaagagCTAGTTCACCCACCACCCAATATTATGATTGTTTCGATGCTGTTGATGACGGACAAATGACACCGTCTCTAGCTTGGCATCCAGCCAAGTTTGAGGTTCAAAATAAGAATTCAACTCCTAATTCCAATGATATGGATAATATGACTGTAATCACTAATTGCAAGGATAAATTAAGCAAAGTACACTTAGTCCTCAATGGAAACATTCAAAAGTGTCCTGCAACAATGTATGTTGAACCTAAATCTTTAGAAGACTCATTTGAAGATGCATTTTGCCCAGAAAACATTGTTCAGTTAGCAAATGACACCTTAATTGAATGTTATACTGCATATAATCAACATCAGCAAGAATTACTTGAAGTAGAAGCCCCAGTTATGAAGACTGAGTTTTGTAATGAAACTATGGATATTGCTAAGATTTTACCTGAaactgataataaaaaatcagatATGGATACAACtgaaaaagatttaaatacagttaattGCAATTCAACAGATAGACAAATTGTATCCACTTGTGAggataagttaaataaattaaaagaactcTTGCAATgtaaacttaaacaaaatgtaaattcaGTTCAAGAAACAACAGCTATACCCATTAAGGGAGTAATATCATCTTCATTTGCCAATGAAATTGATGCACCTCGagaaacaaaaaatagttttgatgAGGTAAATGGTAGATTTTACTCTTCATCTGTAGACAGTGATGATTCGTTTCAAATTGTATTCACAGATCGGAAAAGAATACCATCTGATTGTGAGTCGGAAGATTCCTTTATTGTGTTTGATGAGTCACCAGATTGTTACACAAATATTGATGTGTTTGGTTCAGATTCGGAATCTGAAACAGAAGATTCGGGTTATGTTATGACATGCCTAAATCATTCGCTATCAAGGACTTTTGGAGATTTAACAGATGATAGCTTGTTTGGAGCTGATGTTGTTGACTGTGCTGTACAGACGGGTCATGCAGTTGAAccagagaaaataaatatgtcagATACCACACAAAGCAAAATACTAACAGAGGACAAGAATCAAAAGCCATTAAAAAAG gtCCGCTTCTCTACCGACCCACCTAAGGTCCATGTAATGAGGGTGTGGGCTTTTGCAGCTCGACAAGCGAGAGCTGGCCACTGGGAAAGGCACGCCTTGGACCGGGATCGATTTAGACGAAG gATCGCGGACGTAGAAATGGGTATATCCTGGGTTCTGAAGCCGCAACACCGAACTCGTGTGATGTTCCAACGCTTTATGCCTTGGTGGAATGCTGAAAAGCGACGAGAATTAGAGGAAGGGAAAGCTCTTGAAAgcaaaaaagaatatttagaAAAGGAGGCAGAAAATAATAACGAAAACGTAGCAATCACAGATTTTGGTTTAAATGAGAACGAAAATGCAGGTGatataaaagataatacttcattaaatgaaaatacagATTGTGGTGACAATAtatcattaaacaatatgAGTGATAATAGACTACAGAATGAACATACAATCAATAGTTTAGATTGCAAAGGTTGTGATCCACAAGTCGAAAATATTGGAAAGAGCAAGATGGAGATGTTAAAACCTATAAATGAATCAGCCATTAATAGAGTAAAATGTCTTCAAGATGGACAGAAATGTACAGATAAAGAAGATGAGTCCATACATATAAAtggatttattaaagaaaacgaATTTCAAAAAAGGGTAGTTAATGTTAcagaaaatatagataatggCCTTGATTCTGATAATAAGGTGGACACATGA
- the LOC123717051 gene encoding uncharacterized protein LOC123717051 isoform X2 — MNNVHVCRTRNRNEPKMFSPVNFSLTNYSTDAQSKAMKNPLGDTLLFNNINNLHLIPDPLKKNLADSVITGTMEQRKERDKFETPPPTSESGALGSLGGITNFFSGVFNVMTAIFQKRASSPTTQYYDCFDAVDDGQMTPSLAWHPAKFEVQNKNSTPNSNDMDNMTVITNCKDKLSKVHLVLNGNIQKCPATMYVEPKSLEDSFEDAFCPENIVQLANDTLIECYTAYNQHQQELLEVEAPVMKTEFCNETMDIAKILPETDNKKSDMDTTEKDLNTVNCNSTDRQIVSTCEDKLNKLKELLQCKLKQNVNSVQETTAIPIKGVISSSFANEIDAPRETKNSFDEVNGRFYSSSVDSDDSFQIVFTDRKRIPSDCESEDSFIVFDESPDCYTNIDVFGSDSESETEDSGYVMTCLNHSLSRTFGDLTDDSLFGADVVDCAVQTGHAVEPEKINMSDTTQSKILTEDKNQKPLKKVRFSTDPPKVHVMRVWAFAARQARAGHWERHALDRDRFRRRIADVEMGISWVLKPQHRTRVMFQRFMPWWNAEKRRELEEGKALESKKEYLEKEAENNNENVAITDFGLNENENAGDIKDNTSLNENTDCGDNISLNNMSDNRLQNEHTINSLDCKGCDPQVENIIKENEFQKRVVNVTENIDNGLDSDNKVDT, encoded by the exons atgaataatgtaCATGTTTGTCGTACGCGTAATCGCAACGAACCAAAAATGTTCTCGCCAGTAAACTTTTCCTTAACCAATTATTCCACGGACGCCCAATCGAAAGCAATGAAAAACCCTTTGGGAGATACACTATTATTtaacaacattaataatttgcaCTTAATTCCGGACCCGTTGAAAAAGAATTTGGCTGATTCAGTGATAACAGGGACAATGGAACAAAGAAAAGAGCGTGATAAGTTTGAAACACCCCCACCAACGTCAGAGTCAGGAGCGTTAGGTTCTTTAGGTGGCATTACCAACTTTTTTTCTGGTGTGTTTAATGTCATGACTGctatatttcaaaaaagagCTAGTTCACCCACCACCCAATATTATGATTGTTTCGATGCTGTTGATGACGGACAAATGACACCGTCTCTAGCTTGGCATCCAGCCAAGTTTGAGGTTCAAAATAAGAATTCAACTCCTAATTCCAATGATATGGATAATATGACTGTAATCACTAATTGCAAGGATAAATTAAGCAAAGTACACTTAGTCCTCAATGGAAACATTCAAAAGTGTCCTGCAACAATGTATGTTGAACCTAAATCTTTAGAAGACTCATTTGAAGATGCATTTTGCCCAGAAAACATTGTTCAGTTAGCAAATGACACCTTAATTGAATGTTATACTGCATATAATCAACATCAGCAAGAATTACTTGAAGTAGAAGCCCCAGTTATGAAGACTGAGTTTTGTAATGAAACTATGGATATTGCTAAGATTTTACCTGAaactgataataaaaaatcagatATGGATACAACtgaaaaagatttaaatacagttaattGCAATTCAACAGATAGACAAATTGTATCCACTTGTGAggataagttaaataaattaaaagaactcTTGCAATgtaaacttaaacaaaatgtaaattcaGTTCAAGAAACAACAGCTATACCCATTAAGGGAGTAATATCATCTTCATTTGCCAATGAAATTGATGCACCTCGagaaacaaaaaatagttttgatgAGGTAAATGGTAGATTTTACTCTTCATCTGTAGACAGTGATGATTCGTTTCAAATTGTATTCACAGATCGGAAAAGAATACCATCTGATTGTGAGTCGGAAGATTCCTTTATTGTGTTTGATGAGTCACCAGATTGTTACACAAATATTGATGTGTTTGGTTCAGATTCGGAATCTGAAACAGAAGATTCGGGTTATGTTATGACATGCCTAAATCATTCGCTATCAAGGACTTTTGGAGATTTAACAGATGATAGCTTGTTTGGAGCTGATGTTGTTGACTGTGCTGTACAGACGGGTCATGCAGTTGAAccagagaaaataaatatgtcagATACCACACAAAGCAAAATACTAACAGAGGACAAGAATCAAAAGCCATTAAAAAAG gtCCGCTTCTCTACCGACCCACCTAAGGTCCATGTAATGAGGGTGTGGGCTTTTGCAGCTCGACAAGCGAGAGCTGGCCACTGGGAAAGGCACGCCTTGGACCGGGATCGATTTAGACGAAG gATCGCGGACGTAGAAATGGGTATATCCTGGGTTCTGAAGCCGCAACACCGAACTCGTGTGATGTTCCAACGCTTTATGCCTTGGTGGAATGCTGAAAAGCGACGAGAATTAGAGGAAGGGAAAGCTCTTGAAAgcaaaaaagaatatttagaAAAGGAGGCAGAAAATAATAACGAAAACGTAGCAATCACAGATTTTGGTTTAAATGAGAACGAAAATGCAGGTGatataaaagataatacttcattaaatgaaaatacagATTGTGGTGACAATAtatcattaaacaatatgAGTGATAATAGACTACAGAATGAACATACAATCAATAGTTTAGATTGCAAAGGTTGTGATCCACAAGTCGAAAATA ttattaaagaaaacgaATTTCAAAAAAGGGTAGTTAATGTTAcagaaaatatagataatggCCTTGATTCTGATAATAAGGTGGACACATGA
- the LOC123717290 gene encoding probable pseudouridine-5'-phosphatase yields the protein MDGTVLNSEIMYHKMIKQICDKYNKKYPKDLQIKLYGETDKAICTTVVRELKLPVSPDEFERQMNELAQKILPGAPLLKGAERLLTHLHDHKIPMALATNATEQAVRLQATARPKLFGLFHHKVSVTDPEVYRGKPQPDIYLVAASRFPNKPKPRECLVFEDSAVGVLAAKEAGMQVVMIPDSRLDRDQTRQATLVIKTLLDFKPELFGLPPFQDSPRPMERVEKIKE from the exons ATGGATGGTACTGTTTtaa attcTGAAATAATGTACCATAAAATGATCAAACAGATATGcgataaatataacaaaaaatacccaaaggatttacaaataaag ttgtaTGGAGAGACGGATAAAGCAATTTGCACCACAGTGGTGAGGGAACTAAAGTTACCCGTGTCTCCTGATGAATTTGAACGCCAAATGAATGAGTTGGCTCAAAAGATTTTGCCAGGTGCACCGTTACTGAAAg gcGCTGAAAGATTACTAACTCATCTACACGATCATAAGATTCCGATGGCGCTAGCTACGAATGCTACGGAGCAAGCTGTAAGGTTGCAAGCAACAGCTCGACCTAAACTATTCGGCTTGTTCCACCATAAG GTAAGCGTCACAGACCCAGAAGTGTACCGGGGTAAGCCACAGCCAGACATATATTTGGTGGCCGCTTCACGATTCCCGAATAAGCCAAAACCGAGGGAGTGTCTTGTGTTTGAAGACTCAGCTGTTGGGGTGCTGGCGGCCAAAGAAGCAGGAATGcag GTTGTGATGATCCCGGATTCACGTCTCGACCGCGATCAAACTCGTCAAGCAACTTTAGTCATCAAAACGCTATTGGACTTCAAACCAGAACTGTTCGGCTTGCCACCGTTTCAAGATAGCCCCAGACCAATGGAACgtgttgaaaaaataaaagaataa
- the LOC123716960 gene encoding cullin-2 produces the protein MMSLKPQEVNFDETWSKLKETVEGVVGLQAIERAVWNSRFSDVYALCVAHPEPHADKLYDETRKFLEEHVFRLLDRVKATAFLDSTDYNDGLLNRYVMAWREYSQGVAYLNSLYSYLNLQHIKRQKVSDADIIYGSSAAISFLEHDARQLEVGELGLVIWERVLIKPLSNPMTARIVRALNDARESNPDPAAADILKTAIHSMVEVQSFRLRTPLSLYQQLVVEPFLTSAAAHHSRRAAELLNSGDVSYFMKYVLDGLAREIVLGNKFLHSSSSEAVRACYEQACVASHLPALHAEVERLLKEACEDSPKAAERREDLKRMFMLLKPLGQNAMRPLIEAAHVQAAKEGHAMLAAEHSKDEAHTHFVHSMLSLHSKYKKLFAEVFGGAQPFIGALDKACSEVVNSRAEGESAARAPELLSRYCDTLLRRKGSERDADDKLTAAIVVFKYIDDKDVFQKHYARALARRLIHQLSASMEQEEAMINRLKAACGYEFTNKLHRMFTDVAVSTDLNTKFQQYLRENNLATNTGFFIQVLQAGAWPLGGAMAPLAPPAQLERPARLFETFYRASFSGRRLAWLHHLCTGELRTRYTQRLYHINATTPQCALLLMFETTDSIRAREARETLQLPEEAWARHVRPLVEAGLLISKGDVEGADEEAELLLNLTFTCKRTKIRLTCAAAPASQGGTGPGAGTSSESTHCDDDRKMYLQAAVVRIMKQRKVLRHTELIQEVVSQARGSFAPSVAMIKKCIEALIDKQYLERSPGNLDTYSYLA, from the exons ATGATGTCGCTGAAACCTCAAgaagttaattttgatgagACCTGGTCTAAACTCAAAGAGACT GTAGAAGGTGTTGTTGGCCTACAAGCAATTGAAAGAGCAGTATGGAATTCACGTTTCTCTGATGTTTACGCTTTATGTGTTGCACACCCTGAACCACACGCTGATAAACTGTATGATGAAACCAg AAAATTCTTGGAGGAACATGTGTTTAGATTATTAGACAGAGTTAAAGCCACAGCTTTTTTAGATAGTACTGATTACAATGACGGACTGCTTAATAG atatgtCATGGCATGGAGAGAATACAGCCAAGGTGTGGCTTACCTTAACAGTTTATATTCATACCTAAATTTACAACATATAAAACGACAAAag GTGTCAGATGCAGATATAATCTATGGGTCGTCAGCTGCTATAAGTTTTCTTGAACATGATGCAAGGCAATTGGAG GTTGGTGAATTGGGCTTGGTAATATGGGAGAGGGTTTTAATAAAGCCTCTGTCAAATCCGATGACGGCTCGAATAGTGAGAGCATTAAACGATGCACGGGAATCAAATCCGGATCCCGCGGCAGCTGATATACTAAAGACGGCAATTCACAGTATGGTGGAAGTCCAG TCATTCCGGCTCCGTACACCCTTGTCTCTATACCAACAACTAGTGGTCGAACCATTTTTGACCTCCGCTGCCGCGCATCATTCACGTCGCGCAGCTGAATTACTTAACTCTGGAGATGTTTCCTACTTCATGAAGTATGTGCTGGATG GTCTTGCAAGGGAAATAGTCCTAGGCAACAAATTCCTTCACTCATCATCGTCCGAGGCGGTTCGTGCTTGCTATGAGCAGGCCTGCGTGGCCTCTCATTTGCCGGCTTTGCATGCAGAGGTCGAACGACTTTTGAAAGAAGCTTGTGAAGATTCGCCTAAAGCTGCCGAg cGGCGCGAAGATTTGAAACGTATGTTTATGCTACTCAAACCGTTGGGTCAGAACGCCATGCGTCCATTGATCGAAGCTGCGCATGTGCAGGCCGCTAAGGAAGGACACGCTATGTTGGCAGCTGAACATAGCAAGGATGAA GCGCACACACATTTCGTACATTCTATGTTGTCTCTGCACAGTAAATATAAGAAACTCTTTGCCGAAGTCTTCGGAGGGGCTCAACCGTTTATTGGAGCTCTGGATAAG GCATGTAGTGAAGTTGTCAATTCGCGTGCCGAAGGCGAATCTGCCGCTCGTGCTCCTGAACTGTTATCCCGTTACTGCGATACACTATTGAGGAGAAAGGGATCCGAGAG AGATGCAGATGACAAGTTAACGGCTGCCATAGTGGTGTTTAAATACATCGACGACAAGGACGTATTTCAGAAACATTATGCGCGTGCGCTCGCACGACGACTCATACACCAACTGTCTGCTTCTATGGAGcag GAGGAGGCGATGATTAACAGGCTCAAAGCGGCTTGTGGCTACGAATTTACAAATAAGTTACACAGAATGTTCACCGATGTCGCTGTGTCCACAGACCTTAATACTAAGTTCCAACAATATTTGAGGGAAAATAATTTAGCTACGAACACTGGTTTCTTCATAcag GTCCTTCAGGCCGGAGCGTGGCCTCTCGGTGGAGCAATGGCTCCCTTAGCTCCTCCAGCACAATTAGAAAGACCGGCCCGTCTATTCGAGACGTTCTACCGGGCGTCGTTCTCTGGTAGACGGCTGGCGTGGCTTCACCATTTATGTACAGGAGAATTGAGGACGAGATATACGCAACGGTTATACCATATAAATGCTACTACACCACAG tGCGCCCTCCTCTTAATGTTCGAAACCACCGACTCTATTCGGGCCAGGGAAGCACGCGAAACTCTCCAACTCCCAGAAGAAGCCTGGGCCCGACACGTCCGCCCGCTGGTCGAAGCCGGTCTGCTCATCTCAAAGGGAGATGTGGAAGGAGCCGATGAAGAGGCGGAACTTCTTCTTAATCTCACCTTCACCTGCAAGCGGACGAAAATAAGGCTGACTTGTGCTGCAGCACCGGCGAGTCAAG GTGGTACTGGACCTGGTGCAGGAACATCCAGTGAATCCACTCACTGCGATGATGATAGAAAAATGTACCTACAAGCCGCTGTTGTACGCATTATGAAGCAAAGAAAg GTCCTACGTCACACGGAGCTGATCCAAGAAGTGGTCTCTCAGGCTAGAGGCTCGTTCGCACCATCTGTCGCCATGATCAAGAAGTGTATAGAGGCACTGATCGATAAACAGTATTTGGAAAGGTCGCCAGGAAACCTCGACACATATTCGTATCTCGCGTAG
- the LOC123716961 gene encoding adenosine 5'-monophosphoramidase HINT1-like translates to MFNKVLQRALKFRLKKSYPTNIYDLNRGAAIAVRRPYSDEVKRAQASSVATPGPTIFDKIISKEIKADIIYEDEFCLAFNDISPQAPVHFLVIPKKRIPRLQDCESSDKELLGHLMIVARSLGGERAPAGWRLVINNGRHGAQSVYHLHLHVLGGRQLGWPPG, encoded by the exons atgtttaacaaagTTCTACAACGAGCTCTAAAATTTCGTTTGAAAAAGAGTTATCCtactaatatttatgatttgaaTAGaggagcggcgatcgctgtcCGCCGCCCGTATAGTGATGAAGTAAAACGGGCCCAAGCTTCTAGCGTAGCAACTCCGGGTCCAACTATATTcgacaaaataatttccaaagaaataaaagctgATATAATATACGAAGATGAATTTTGCCTTGCGTTTAACGATATTTCTCCTCAGGCGCCAGTTCACTTCTTAGTTATACCAAAGAAACGAATTCCTAGATTACAAGATTGCGAATCTTCTGATAAAGag CTACTTGGTCATCTAATGATAGTGGCAAGGTCCCTTGGTGGAGAACGAGCCCCAGCTGGGTGGAGGTTGGTTATTAATAATGGTAGACATGGAGCTCAATCTGTCTACCACTTACATTTACATGTACTTGGTGGACGTCAGTTGGGATGGCCACCTGGCTAA